One window from the genome of Daphnia pulex isolate KAP4 chromosome 9, ASM2113471v1 encodes:
- the LOC124201991 gene encoding uncharacterized protein DDB_G0271670-like isoform X1, producing MAESLALPPISCVQTTGVSRSPRKTCQITTECGRQTVWADRKNQQLRDPVNWLYLANNKIDTRVHHVLNLVSSNHPLLSRCQLPSSAMMGGKPQNVSYRFRLLHQLEHFSFLNHEKMISQEIRLLRRAASCVDPMDNSDRDRNSTLRKTMSFDNTSSEFSQQSVVFAMEKFSRAVANMDETVMVPCKLMDVPVGSDPELDTRVPRRSRAMIRDMQSADLHSLYTMLNSLKNELIWGNRTCTDNSSANNQNSSSSNNNSQRSSSMVRRPSVNSMTSMASSSSTTSSSSSSSSSSSSSSSSSSSSGTGASYSDSDSESGLMDHESSTEDSGVEREPDGEECVERMADQFRRHLLGLHQCLEHMADAANYLTHRYHVEIGSAD from the exons ATGGCGGAATCTCTCGCCCTCCCCCCCATCAGCTGTGT GCAAACGACCGGCGTCAGCAGAAGCCCACGTAAAACTTGCCAAATAACAACCGAGTGTGGCCGTCAGACTGTCTGGGCTGACCGAAAAAATCAGCAGCTGAGAGACCCTGTGAACTGGCTATACCTAG CTAATAATAAGATCGATACTCGTGTGCATCACGTGCTCAACTTGGTCTCGTCCAATCACCCTCTTTTGTCACGTTGCCAGCTTCCTTCTTCCGCCATGATGGGGGGGAAGCCACAAAATGTTTCATATCGATTCAGACTCTTGCATCAGTTGgaacatttttcgtttct gAATCACGAAAAGATGATCAGTCAAGAAATACGACTGCTACGTCGTGCCGCTTCCTGCGTCGATCCCATGGATAACTCTGATCGTGACAG GAACTCGACGTTGAGGAAGACCATGTCTTTTGACAACACCTCGAGCGAATTTTCCCAGCAGAGCGTCGTGTTCGCCATGGAAAAGTTTTCGAGGGCCGTGGCCAATATGGACGAAACGGTGATGGTGCCGTGCAAGCTGATGGACGTCCCGGTGGGCAGCGATCCCGAACTGGACACTCGCGTGCCACGTCGTTCACGAGCCATGATTCGCGATATGCAATCGGCCGATTTGCACAGTCTTTACACGATGCTCAATTCATTGAAAAACGAATTGATTTGGGGCAATCGCACTTGCACCGACAACAGCAGCGCCAACAACCaaaatagcagcagcagcaacaacaacagtcagAGATCTAGCAGCATGGTTCGACGACCGTCTGTCAATTCCATGACTTCGATGGCCTCCTCTTCATCAACGACGTCATCTTCAtcctcatcatcttcatcttcttcttcatcatcatcttcttcatcttcatccggAACGGGGGCCAGTTACAGCGACAGCGACTCCGAGTCGGGACTGATGGATCACGAGAGCAGCACGGAAGATTCCGGCGTTGAACGCGAGCCGGATGGTGAAGAGTGCGTTGAACGGATGGCCGATCAATTCCGCCGGCACTTGCTCGGCCTTCATCAGTGTTTGGAACACATGGCCGACGCCGCCAATTATCTCACCCACCGCTACCACGTCGAAATCGGAAGTGCCGATTGA
- the LOC124201991 gene encoding uncharacterized protein DDB_G0271670-like isoform X2 translates to MISQEIRLLRRAASCVDPMDNSDRDRNSTLRKTMSFDNTSSEFSQQSVVFAMEKFSRAVANMDETVMVPCKLMDVPVGSDPELDTRVPRRSRAMIRDMQSADLHSLYTMLNSLKNELIWGNRTCTDNSSANNQNSSSSNNNSQRSSSMVRRPSVNSMTSMASSSSTTSSSSSSSSSSSSSSSSSSSSGTGASYSDSDSESGLMDHESSTEDSGVEREPDGEECVERMADQFRRHLLGLHQCLEHMADAANYLTHRYHVEIGSAD, encoded by the exons ATGATCAGTCAAGAAATACGACTGCTACGTCGTGCCGCTTCCTGCGTCGATCCCATGGATAACTCTGATCGTGACAG GAACTCGACGTTGAGGAAGACCATGTCTTTTGACAACACCTCGAGCGAATTTTCCCAGCAGAGCGTCGTGTTCGCCATGGAAAAGTTTTCGAGGGCCGTGGCCAATATGGACGAAACGGTGATGGTGCCGTGCAAGCTGATGGACGTCCCGGTGGGCAGCGATCCCGAACTGGACACTCGCGTGCCACGTCGTTCACGAGCCATGATTCGCGATATGCAATCGGCCGATTTGCACAGTCTTTACACGATGCTCAATTCATTGAAAAACGAATTGATTTGGGGCAATCGCACTTGCACCGACAACAGCAGCGCCAACAACCaaaatagcagcagcagcaacaacaacagtcagAGATCTAGCAGCATGGTTCGACGACCGTCTGTCAATTCCATGACTTCGATGGCCTCCTCTTCATCAACGACGTCATCTTCAtcctcatcatcttcatcttcttcttcatcatcatcttcttcatcttcatccggAACGGGGGCCAGTTACAGCGACAGCGACTCCGAGTCGGGACTGATGGATCACGAGAGCAGCACGGAAGATTCCGGCGTTGAACGCGAGCCGGATGGTGAAGAGTGCGTTGAACGGATGGCCGATCAATTCCGCCGGCACTTGCTCGGCCTTCATCAGTGTTTGGAACACATGGCCGACGCCGCCAATTATCTCACCCACCGCTACCACGTCGAAATCGGAAGTGCCGATTGA
- the LOC124201991 gene encoding uncharacterized protein DDB_G0271670-like isoform X3, translating into MSRHSYHRDSPLTNSTLRKTMSFDNTSSEFSQQSVVFAMEKFSRAVANMDETVMVPCKLMDVPVGSDPELDTRVPRRSRAMIRDMQSADLHSLYTMLNSLKNELIWGNRTCTDNSSANNQNSSSSNNNSQRSSSMVRRPSVNSMTSMASSSSTTSSSSSSSSSSSSSSSSSSSSGTGASYSDSDSESGLMDHESSTEDSGVEREPDGEECVERMADQFRRHLLGLHQCLEHMADAANYLTHRYHVEIGSAD; encoded by the exons ATGTCGCGGCATTCGTACCATCGCGATTCCCCTTTAAC GAACTCGACGTTGAGGAAGACCATGTCTTTTGACAACACCTCGAGCGAATTTTCCCAGCAGAGCGTCGTGTTCGCCATGGAAAAGTTTTCGAGGGCCGTGGCCAATATGGACGAAACGGTGATGGTGCCGTGCAAGCTGATGGACGTCCCGGTGGGCAGCGATCCCGAACTGGACACTCGCGTGCCACGTCGTTCACGAGCCATGATTCGCGATATGCAATCGGCCGATTTGCACAGTCTTTACACGATGCTCAATTCATTGAAAAACGAATTGATTTGGGGCAATCGCACTTGCACCGACAACAGCAGCGCCAACAACCaaaatagcagcagcagcaacaacaacagtcagAGATCTAGCAGCATGGTTCGACGACCGTCTGTCAATTCCATGACTTCGATGGCCTCCTCTTCATCAACGACGTCATCTTCAtcctcatcatcttcatcttcttcttcatcatcatcttcttcatcttcatccggAACGGGGGCCAGTTACAGCGACAGCGACTCCGAGTCGGGACTGATGGATCACGAGAGCAGCACGGAAGATTCCGGCGTTGAACGCGAGCCGGATGGTGAAGAGTGCGTTGAACGGATGGCCGATCAATTCCGCCGGCACTTGCTCGGCCTTCATCAGTGTTTGGAACACATGGCCGACGCCGCCAATTATCTCACCCACCGCTACCACGTCGAAATCGGAAGTGCCGATTGA
- the LOC124201991 gene encoding uncharacterized protein DDB_G0271670-like isoform X4: protein MNDFRNSTLRKTMSFDNTSSEFSQQSVVFAMEKFSRAVANMDETVMVPCKLMDVPVGSDPELDTRVPRRSRAMIRDMQSADLHSLYTMLNSLKNELIWGNRTCTDNSSANNQNSSSSNNNSQRSSSMVRRPSVNSMTSMASSSSTTSSSSSSSSSSSSSSSSSSSSGTGASYSDSDSESGLMDHESSTEDSGVEREPDGEECVERMADQFRRHLLGLHQCLEHMADAANYLTHRYHVEIGSAD, encoded by the exons ATGAACGATTTCag GAACTCGACGTTGAGGAAGACCATGTCTTTTGACAACACCTCGAGCGAATTTTCCCAGCAGAGCGTCGTGTTCGCCATGGAAAAGTTTTCGAGGGCCGTGGCCAATATGGACGAAACGGTGATGGTGCCGTGCAAGCTGATGGACGTCCCGGTGGGCAGCGATCCCGAACTGGACACTCGCGTGCCACGTCGTTCACGAGCCATGATTCGCGATATGCAATCGGCCGATTTGCACAGTCTTTACACGATGCTCAATTCATTGAAAAACGAATTGATTTGGGGCAATCGCACTTGCACCGACAACAGCAGCGCCAACAACCaaaatagcagcagcagcaacaacaacagtcagAGATCTAGCAGCATGGTTCGACGACCGTCTGTCAATTCCATGACTTCGATGGCCTCCTCTTCATCAACGACGTCATCTTCAtcctcatcatcttcatcttcttcttcatcatcatcttcttcatcttcatccggAACGGGGGCCAGTTACAGCGACAGCGACTCCGAGTCGGGACTGATGGATCACGAGAGCAGCACGGAAGATTCCGGCGTTGAACGCGAGCCGGATGGTGAAGAGTGCGTTGAACGGATGGCCGATCAATTCCGCCGGCACTTGCTCGGCCTTCATCAGTGTTTGGAACACATGGCCGACGCCGCCAATTATCTCACCCACCGCTACCACGTCGAAATCGGAAGTGCCGATTGA
- the LOC124201987 gene encoding uncharacterized protein LOC124201987: MGLERLNILFFLINATGMLPYRMILDNKKKKRFERFDIGWRHPVTWWFVVVLIIQLIYTPYITTMSVLREISGSKNESVIYITATVLWVICYGIVKLIPTILLFRVGGFITALTDLKKVDRILDKIPNNQCSSRQRTVIGFACAIIVMVSGQICASYRTFSLAEKTEILRLFFDFFADFITSLQFFTWLLLIHLTYYNIAHRIAILAHFLGDDQEPIRGGKKITVVPVKAITIGPDTGQLSFRLQKVDYVFDRLAKTCNQLKCVFSFPALLILLTTFLSCTINIFLLLHYFIQPTSVHNNILLYLVLLTNEIGMALVVVVSAGLPAQEVKRLRGKFLRLSTKEIDLNDEAQCAAIVMALSEERVQLSAGGLMPIGKELLPSLTATVITYLVILLQNAIHKKAIQDKGTAV, encoded by the exons ATGGGTCTAGAAcgtttaaacattttattctttttgattaACGCCACTGGCATGTTGCCCTACCGAATGATATTggataataagaaaaagaaacgattcgAACGCTTCGATATCGGATGGCGTCACCCGGTTACATGGTGGTTTGTAGTCGTTTTAATCATCCAACTCATTTATACACCTTACATTACCACCATGTCAGTTCTAAGAGAAATTTCCGGAAGTAAAAATGAGTCTGTCATCTACATAACAGCTACAGTTTTGTGGGTCATTTGTTACGGAATAGTCAAACTTATTCCTACTATCCTTCTCTTCCGCGTTGGGGGCTTTATAACGGCATTAACTGATCTGAAGAAAGTCGATCGAATTCTCGACAAGATTCCAAACAATCAATGTTCTAGTAGACAGCGCACAGTTATTGGATTTGCATGTGCAATCATTGTG ATGGTGAGTGGGCAGATTTGCGCCAGTTATAGGACGTTCTCTCTGGCTGAGAAGACCGAAATATTACGTTTATTCTTCGATTTCTTCGCCGATTTTATAACATCACTTCAGTTTTTTACATGGCTTCTTTTGATCCATTTAACTTATTACAACATCGCTCATCGTATTGCCATTCTGGCACATTTCCTTGGTGATGACCAAGAGCCTATCCGAGGTGGAAAGAAGATTACTGTCGTTCCAGTAAAGGCTATTACTATCGGACCCGACACTGGGCAACTAAGCTTCCGTCTCCAGAAAGTCGACTACGTATTCGATCGATTGGCTAAGACGTGCAATCAACTCAAATGCGTTTTCTCATTCCCAGctcttttaattcttttgacaacatttttaagttgtaccatcaacatttttctgttgttgcaTTATTTCATTCAGCCGACTTCAGTACACAACAATATTTTACTCTATTTGGTCTTGTTAACCAATGAAATTGGTATGGCTTTGGTAGTTGTTGTATCTGCTGGTTTGCCCGCTCAGGag GTTAAACGACTCCGGGGTAAATTTCTGCGACTTTCAACGAAGGAGATTGATTTAAATGACGAAGCACAG TGCGCTGCCATTGTAATGGCGTTGTCGGAAGAACGAGTTCAATTGTCAGCCGGAGGGTTAATGCCCATCGGGAAAGAATTGCTCCCCTCT CTAACGGCAACGGTCATCACTTATTTGGTCATCCTGCTGCAGAACGCAATCCACAAGAAAGCGATCCAAGACAAGGGAACAGCAGTATAA